The following are encoded together in the Spiroplasma apis B31 genome:
- the ylqF gene encoding ribosome biogenesis GTPase YlqF produces the protein MNEKSSFNWFPGHMNKSIKEIEAKISIVDLVIEIVDARAPFSTQNPLFRKLLNNRPRLILMSKGDLADDEVTKQWKDYFFNCGNVVYVIKDKQQPIYNDILKLIEKMTIEKQKKDKARGIENPQINVLVVGIPNVGKSTVISKLSKGKRLKIGNKPGVTRGMQRIIMTNKITLIDTPGILPSKFENETIACNCAATNSIRIEVVPKERFATKLMRYIYNSYPKLIEDVYKINKVISRPINYDDTFKIFEEIAKRNKFIILDSIADVERAIELFVHDLLNLNLGKISFEKPIEVNYESLTLVDEVDVDSTIESDLTVEW, from the coding sequence ATGAATGAAAAATCAAGTTTCAATTGATTTCCAGGACATATGAATAAGAGTATAAAAGAAATAGAAGCTAAAATCTCAATTGTTGATTTAGTGATTGAGATTGTTGATGCTAGAGCACCATTTTCAACTCAAAATCCTTTATTTAGAAAGTTACTTAACAATAGACCTAGATTGATTTTAATGTCTAAGGGTGACTTGGCTGATGATGAAGTAACTAAACAATGAAAAGACTATTTTTTTAACTGTGGCAATGTTGTTTATGTAATTAAAGATAAACAGCAACCTATTTATAACGATATATTAAAACTTATCGAAAAAATGACAATTGAAAAGCAAAAAAAAGACAAGGCAAGGGGAATAGAAAATCCACAAATAAATGTTTTAGTGGTAGGTATTCCAAACGTTGGTAAATCTACTGTAATTTCTAAACTCTCAAAAGGTAAGCGACTTAAAATAGGAAATAAACCGGGTGTAACTCGCGGTATGCAAAGAATTATTATGACTAACAAAATAACGCTTATCGATACACCAGGAATACTACCTTCAAAATTTGAAAATGAAACAATTGCTTGTAACTGTGCAGCAACTAATTCAATAAGAATTGAAGTAGTTCCAAAAGAAAGGTTTGCCACTAAACTTATGCGTTATATTTATAATTCATATCCAAAATTGATTGAGGATGTGTATAAAATAAATAAAGTTATATCTAGACCAATTAATTACGATGATACTTTTAAAATTTTTGAAGAAATTGCTAAAAGAAATAAATTTATCATTTTAGATTCAATAGCTGATGTAGAGAGAGCTATCGAACTATTCGTCCATGATTTATTGAACCTTAATTTAGGAAAAATCTCTTTTGAAAAACCAATTGAGGTAAACTACGAAAGTTTAACTTTGGTTGATGAAGTTGATGTAGATTCAACAATTGAAAGTGATTTAACTGTTGAATGATAA
- a CDS encoding ribonuclease HII yields the protein MIKNERYLFDQQIRNNENVEFISGSDEVGRGAMAGPIVVASLILKPSYNNVLIRDSKLLSSKQRESLYNEILENSIDCSIKEYDAKIVDKLNPKATSVLGMLESIKDLKIKPDVCLIDGEDIQLSGYKTYKVIKGDNLSQTIAAASIIAKVYRDRLMDGFDTIYPMYNFKKHKGYCTKEHIQRLEEYGILDIHRVSYKPVANIKEKKNEVRQK from the coding sequence ATGATAAAAAATGAACGATATTTATTTGACCAACAAATAAGGAACAATGAAAATGTGGAATTTATATCAGGAAGTGATGAAGTTGGAAGAGGTGCGATGGCAGGTCCAATTGTTGTAGCGAGTTTAATATTAAAACCTTCTTATAATAACGTTCTAATAAGAGACTCTAAACTATTATCAAGTAAACAAAGAGAAAGTCTTTACAACGAAATTCTAGAAAATTCTATAGATTGCTCTATTAAAGAATATGATGCTAAAATTGTTGATAAATTGAATCCTAAAGCAACAAGTGTTTTAGGAATGCTAGAAAGCATAAAAGATTTAAAAATAAAGCCAGATGTTTGTTTAATTGATGGAGAAGATATACAATTAAGTGGGTATAAAACGTATAAAGTTATTAAGGGTGATAATCTTAGTCAAACAATCGCTGCTGCAAGCATCATTGCAAAAGTGTATAGAGATCGTTTGATGGACGGTTTTGATACAATATATCCTATGTATAATTTTAAAAAACATAAAGGTTACTGCACAAAAGAACACATTCAAAGACTTGAAGAATATGGAATTTTAGATATTCATCGGGTATCTTACAAACCAGTGGCTAATATAAAGGAGAAAAAAAATGAAGTTCGACAAAAATAG
- a CDS encoding phospho-sugar mutase yields the protein MKFDKNSQLYSQWINAKNMDPELKEQLLAADDYELENAFNLQLEFGTAGIRGILGPGPGRFNSYTIKLVTISYAKLLIKKYPDSLSRGVVIGHDNRKNSKEFSQLAAEILTSFGIRAYLFKNNDMKPTPVVSFATKDLNAIGGIVITASHNPANYNGYKIYDEFGCQLIDEETKVIADKMSTIKDILNWNYKCDESLMTIVDEKVIVNYKKMIENLQFYKNEDRNKFKVIYSAVNGTGTEFTPPLLREFGYDVIEVAEHSFEDPTFKNVGNPNPEFEPAWTIPLEYGKKHNDASIMIIQDPDADRIGCAINHNGEWIRIDGNQTGPLLIEWKLSQLKKHNKLPKNPAMYSSFVTSDLGDRIASETYGVSVIKTLTGFKWMGSEILKEEKRNLNFVFAYEESYGYVLDSSTRDKDGIQATTMLVEAAWYYKKQNKTLIDVLFELYEKYGYFYTYTENLNFKPEEIKSKVEPIMEKLRSEYFEKLGDLELKYAEDYINGLYNMPGQNLMKFYFEDGSWFAIRPSGTEPKIKIYFVTIDKTLENAKEKCKNLIENLKMFLEI from the coding sequence ATGAAGTTCGACAAAAATAGTCAATTATATTCACAATGAATAAATGCTAAAAATATGGATCCTGAGTTAAAAGAACAACTGTTAGCAGCTGATGATTATGAATTAGAAAATGCTTTTAATTTACAATTAGAATTTGGTACTGCTGGAATTAGAGGAATATTGGGGCCAGGACCAGGAAGATTTAATTCATATACTATAAAATTAGTAACAATAAGTTATGCTAAATTATTAATAAAAAAATACCCTGATTCTCTATCAAGAGGGGTTGTAATTGGTCATGATAATAGAAAAAACTCAAAAGAATTTTCTCAATTAGCAGCTGAAATATTAACTAGTTTTGGTATAAGAGCTTATTTATTTAAAAACAATGATATGAAACCAACACCAGTTGTATCGTTCGCTACAAAGGATTTGAATGCTATTGGTGGAATTGTGATAACTGCCAGTCATAATCCAGCAAATTATAACGGCTACAAAATATATGATGAGTTTGGTTGTCAATTAATAGATGAAGAAACAAAAGTAATCGCAGATAAGATGTCAACAATAAAGGACATACTTAATTGAAACTATAAGTGCGATGAATCATTGATGACAATTGTCGATGAAAAAGTAATTGTCAACTACAAAAAAATGATTGAGAATTTACAATTTTACAAGAATGAAGATAGAAACAAATTCAAAGTTATTTACTCAGCTGTTAATGGTACAGGAACTGAGTTTACTCCACCTTTATTACGAGAGTTTGGATATGATGTGATCGAAGTTGCAGAACATTCTTTTGAAGACCCAACTTTTAAAAACGTTGGTAACCCCAATCCTGAATTTGAACCAGCTTGAACTATTCCATTAGAATATGGAAAAAAACATAATGATGCATCGATAATGATTATTCAAGATCCAGATGCAGATAGAATTGGTTGTGCAATTAACCATAATGGGGAATGAATAAGAATTGATGGTAATCAAACAGGACCATTATTAATTGAGTGAAAACTGAGCCAACTTAAAAAACATAATAAACTACCAAAAAATCCTGCAATGTATTCAAGTTTTGTTACTAGTGACCTAGGTGATAGAATTGCTAGTGAAACTTATGGAGTCAGTGTAATTAAAACTTTAACTGGCTTCAAGTGAATGGGTTCAGAAATTTTAAAAGAAGAAAAAAGGAACTTAAATTTTGTCTTTGCATACGAAGAAAGTTACGGTTATGTATTGGACTCCTCAACTAGAGATAAAGATGGCATCCAAGCAACTACTATGTTGGTTGAGGCTGCTTGATACTATAAAAAACAAAATAAAACTTTAATTGATGTTCTTTTTGAACTATATGAAAAATACGGATATTTTTACACTTATACAGAAAACTTGAACTTCAAACCAGAAGAAATTAAATCAAAAGTTGAGCCAATTATGGAAAAACTAAGAAGCGAGTATTTTGAAAAACTTGGAGATTTAGAATTAAAATATGCCGAAGATTATATCAATGGTTTATATAATATGCCAGGTCAAAATCTTATGAAATTTTATTTTGAAGATGGCAGTTGATTTGCCATTAGACCTAGCGGTACTGAGCCAAAAATAAAGATTTATTTTGTTACGATTGATAAAACTTTAGAGAATGCTAAGGAAAAATGCAAGAACCTTATTGAAAACTTAAAAATGTTTTTAGAAATATAA
- a CDS encoding CoA-disulfide reductase, translating to MKVIIIGGSATGMGVAARLRRNDPKIDITVYQDKSYVSLGACGLPYYVADEFENENLMLARTINDFEKMNIQVHSNKKVKKIDFESKKVILEDGADSYDYLTIAVGAKPIVPNIVGINTNNVFTLTTLEDGKNLKNALLNNDSIEKITIVGGGFIGLEMCETLSKIGKKVNLIEMEEELSSKSFDSEITTLIKDKLIEKEIEVFLGAQVTEILNENGNVSGVVLKNGEVIKTQAVLLCVGFKPNTEFLKDTNLKLINNGAILVNKLGETNIKDVYAGGDCATSKNFITGEDIYSPLATVASKFSRVIADNIVGKNISFEGSIQSSIIRIFDLEVARTGLTEKYAKEKNMDVKSIFIKDKDFTHYVNGQSDLYLKLIMNNKDKTIIGAQMCGSNKAVLRINALAAMIWNKTIIDKHLEQVDLVYSPPFSKTTDIIHIAISNILK from the coding sequence ATGAAAGTTATAATTATTGGCGGTAGTGCTACAGGAATGGGAGTCGCTGCAAGATTGAGACGTAATGATCCAAAAATAGATATTACTGTTTATCAAGATAAAAGTTATGTTTCACTTGGAGCTTGCGGACTACCTTATTATGTGGCCGACGAGTTTGAAAATGAAAACTTGATGTTGGCAAGAACTATCAATGACTTCGAAAAAATGAACATACAAGTTCATTCAAATAAAAAAGTAAAAAAAATTGACTTCGAAAGCAAAAAAGTAATATTAGAAGATGGCGCAGATTCTTATGATTACTTAACTATCGCTGTTGGCGCAAAACCTATAGTTCCTAACATTGTAGGTATAAACACAAACAATGTATTTACTTTAACAACCTTAGAAGATGGTAAAAACCTTAAAAATGCACTTTTAAATAACGATAGCATAGAAAAGATTACCATAGTTGGTGGAGGATTTATAGGCCTTGAAATGTGCGAAACATTATCTAAAATAGGTAAAAAAGTAAATCTTATAGAAATGGAAGAAGAATTATCTTCAAAAAGTTTTGATTCTGAGATAACAACATTAATAAAAGACAAACTAATAGAGAAAGAAATTGAAGTTTTTCTAGGCGCACAGGTCACAGAAATATTAAATGAGAATGGAAATGTCTCTGGTGTAGTCTTGAAAAACGGCGAAGTTATAAAAACACAAGCAGTTCTTTTATGTGTAGGGTTTAAACCTAACACAGAGTTTCTAAAAGACACCAATCTTAAATTAATTAATAATGGAGCTATATTGGTGAATAAACTGGGAGAAACTAATATAAAAGATGTTTATGCTGGTGGAGATTGTGCCACTTCTAAAAATTTTATAACAGGTGAAGATATCTATTCCCCATTAGCAACCGTAGCTTCCAAATTTTCAAGGGTTATAGCTGATAATATAGTTGGTAAAAATATTAGTTTTGAAGGATCAATTCAAAGTTCTATTATTAGAATTTTTGATCTAGAGGTGGCAAGAACTGGTTTAACAGAAAAATATGCCAAAGAAAAAAATATGGATGTAAAATCAATTTTTATAAAAGATAAAGACTTCACTCATTATGTTAATGGGCAAAGCGATCTTTATCTTAAATTGATTATGAATAATAAAGATAAAACTATTATTGGCGCACAAATGTGTGGTAGCAATAAAGCTGTTTTGAGAATTAATGCATTAGCAGCTATGATTTGGAATAAAACCATTATCGATAAACATTTGGAACAAGTTGATTTAGTTTATTCGCCGCCGTTCTCAAAAACAACTGACATAATACATATAGCAATATCTAATATATTAAAATAA
- a CDS encoding dicarboxylate/amino acid:cation symporter — protein MFLAEKTDILKDFLAISRWESAVTILIFITLQISLWIFLKKIKLKFMYRVLIGLGIGLVYGLSLQAIIGFPDQNAYKDYENSSDNLYWVYELKVWAEFFSKIFINGVKLLTIPIVFIAMFKITAKPSSKNVGIITIKGIGLLLLNVAFAFVVTFALGMLTNVGKVEGLSVFDNNTNSEKGKSLVPLPSIIWGYLPDNFFSTMAASSIIPVMVVGALAGLSVKILSKRKSVEMEAVRKAMDTGWDIIISILMTFMKFMPLAVMSMITVSIVTRPIGMLAVIGKVIGVGYLGILISIGWLTLLIFLSGMKVSGWWKSAWRPLIQGFATQSSNATLPVTIDTIKNDLKVGEVAANTIGPISTTMGLIACAGVQAGLATSILWTGTDSSSVVHEMGFIGFFLISLLVTIIASLGIAGVPGTATVVTVGVIGGIGFPGFTDSVLAFIAPLDGLFDMGRTGANVLGAVAVAPIVAKSEGLIEQDSPLLGYKGILKQNLILSKKKTKEAYIENLQNIKKTYATKVSDKEITKDLKEQYNLEKLEALKELENSYNVDRANLKEAFIDQIASYKKGENIE, from the coding sequence ATGTTTTTAGCAGAAAAGACTGATATATTAAAGGATTTTTTAGCAATTAGTAGATGAGAATCGGCTGTTACAATATTAATCTTTATAACGTTACAAATCTCATTATGAATCTTCTTGAAAAAAATAAAATTAAAATTTATGTACCGTGTATTGATAGGACTTGGAATTGGGCTTGTTTATGGTTTAAGTTTACAAGCAATTATTGGATTCCCTGATCAAAATGCATATAAGGATTACGAAAATAGTAGTGATAACTTATATTGAGTATATGAACTAAAAGTTTGAGCTGAATTCTTCAGTAAAATATTTATAAACGGGGTAAAACTGTTAACTATACCAATCGTATTTATAGCAATGTTTAAAATTACAGCAAAACCTTCATCTAAAAATGTCGGTATAATTACAATCAAGGGTATAGGACTTCTTCTATTGAATGTAGCCTTTGCTTTTGTTGTAACATTTGCGCTTGGAATGTTAACAAATGTCGGTAAAGTAGAAGGGTTATCTGTTTTTGATAATAATACTAATTCTGAAAAAGGAAAAAGCCTAGTTCCTTTACCATCAATAATTTGAGGATACTTACCAGATAACTTTTTCTCAACAATGGCTGCAAGTTCAATAATTCCAGTTATGGTTGTTGGTGCACTTGCTGGTTTATCTGTAAAAATACTATCTAAAAGAAAAAGTGTTGAGATGGAAGCTGTTAGAAAAGCTATGGACACTGGATGAGATATAATCATATCAATTCTGATGACATTTATGAAATTTATGCCATTAGCAGTTATGTCTATGATTACTGTTTCGATTGTAACTAGACCAATAGGTATGCTTGCTGTAATTGGTAAAGTAATCGGTGTTGGTTATCTAGGGATATTAATCTCTATTGGTTGATTGACATTATTAATTTTCTTATCTGGTATGAAGGTTTCTGGGTGATGAAAAAGTGCTTGAAGACCGCTTATACAAGGTTTTGCAACTCAATCATCAAACGCAACATTACCAGTTACAATTGATACTATTAAAAATGACTTAAAAGTTGGTGAAGTTGCCGCAAATACTATCGGACCAATTTCTACAACAATGGGTCTAATAGCTTGTGCAGGTGTCCAAGCTGGCCTAGCAACAAGTATTTTATGAACAGGTACGGATTCAAGTTCAGTAGTTCATGAAATGGGATTCATCGGATTTTTCCTAATATCTCTTTTAGTAACTATTATTGCTTCTCTTGGTATTGCTGGAGTCCCTGGTACTGCTACAGTAGTTACAGTTGGTGTAATTGGTGGTATTGGTTTTCCTGGGTTTACTGATTCTGTTTTAGCCTTCATAGCACCGTTAGATGGTTTGTTTGACATGGGAAGAACTGGGGCTAATGTTCTTGGTGCTGTTGCTGTTGCACCAATTGTAGCGAAGTCCGAAGGTCTCATAGAACAAGACTCGCCATTACTCGGATATAAAGGTATACTAAAACAAAATTTGATCTTGTCTAAGAAAAAAACGAAAGAAGCATATATCGAAAACTTGCAAAATATAAAGAAAACTTATGCAACTAAAGTATCAGACAAAGAAATTACAAAAGATCTTAAAGAACAATATAATTTAGAAAAACTAGAGGCATTAAAAGAACTTGAAAACTCTTATAATGTTGATAGAGCAAACTTGAAAGAAGCATTTATCGATCAAATTGCTTCCTACAAAAAAGGTGAAAATATAGAATAG
- a CDS encoding single-stranded DNA-binding protein: MNNVNIIGQIEGTPQLVFNSKNGEKKLFKFILRVPRNYKNKDGIITDDFINVKVWSNVLGDEYEYYDQSFVGIEGRIISFGSTDSVTYGNEIVANKIIHIA, from the coding sequence ATGAATAATGTAAATATAATCGGACAAATAGAGGGGACTCCGCAGCTAGTTTTCAACTCAAAAAATGGAGAGAAAAAGCTGTTTAAATTTATTTTAAGAGTTCCAAGAAATTATAAAAATAAAGATGGAATAATAACAGACGATTTTATAAATGTTAAAGTATGAAGTAATGTTTTGGGTGATGAGTATGAATATTATGATCAGTCTTTTGTTGGAATTGAAGGAAGGATAATATCTTTTGGTTCAACTGATAGCGTTACCTATGGTAATGAAATAGTTGCCAACAAGATTATACATATAGCTTAA
- a CDS encoding DNA-processing protein DprA — translation MENVLLYFSLKYSGNWDKIYKALDTKERISKEEITNVLQKINCNFITILSPFYPNSLKYIHKPPFVLFYKGDINLISNYAKNVGIVGGKEIDDYGKTRIATLLPDLKKENKLIITNENEGVNEEVLDICKEKSLETIFILKSGIKDYLDKTLDIEHKNILFICECYEVSEDKTDDYIEYSNRLLCGLSKGIVFVQFKEADNFNNLINCALNEGKDIFAIPSVSGELNGTNKLIKMGGKLIETAKDIVNDI, via the coding sequence ATGGAAAATGTATTGCTATACTTTTCACTAAAATATAGTGGAAACTGAGATAAGATTTACAAAGCTTTAGATACAAAAGAACGCATTTCAAAAGAAGAAATAACAAATGTATTGCAAAAAATAAATTGTAATTTTATAACCATTCTTAGCCCATTTTATCCAAACTCATTAAAATATATACATAAGCCACCATTTGTACTGTTCTATAAAGGAGATATAAATTTGATAAGTAATTATGCAAAAAATGTTGGTATAGTTGGTGGAAAAGAGATAGATGACTATGGAAAAACAAGAATAGCGACATTATTGCCTGATTTGAAAAAAGAAAATAAATTAATAATTACTAACGAGAATGAGGGTGTAAATGAAGAGGTTCTTGATATATGCAAAGAGAAGTCACTTGAAACTATATTCATTTTAAAATCTGGAATCAAGGATTATTTAGATAAAACATTAGATATAGAACATAAAAACATACTATTCATTTGTGAGTGTTATGAGGTTAGTGAGGATAAAACAGATGATTATATTGAATATTCAAACCGATTATTATGTGGACTTTCGAAGGGTATTGTTTTCGTTCAATTTAAAGAAGCTGATAATTTTAATAATCTTATCAACTGTGCTCTCAATGAAGGGAAAGATATTTTTGCTATACCATCTGTGTCTGGTGAGCTAAATGGAACCAATAAATTGATCAAAATGGGTGGAAAGTTGATAGAAACTGCAAAAGATATAGTAAACGACATTTAA
- a CDS encoding ABC transporter ATP-binding protein: protein MNNNDNNSSNSQSLVTQNPDKTSSNPTFKTKRNKGSGKTFFGIVFNYLKRHPLIAFSLFIITGLSAVTTVVGPKIIQNMMACLMIPAIVASRIGSGSIDENGLNSILEKNSENSLSVYYRGNGYENSQLLDSKNYYTDFFGLQLGWQEWIYFQLALFVALGLFTFISNFIAGIMGKNIEIELRNKALEKLVKQDMSYYSDKKIGEILTKIVSDTQIIGDQAQQVPVTLLSAIFTFFGSLGMLLTIDLKLTGILVALMLIILITMFSTFGIVKKLMFKVRDSITNINGDVTDRIATIRLIKASGTEVYETERFKRIHNDYYKKSFSLISMQSTIITVMIAGISSIQMVVVISAALLYNDQTQLLSIILSSFISGVGTMVGPIMQLARVTAGVVQASTASFRIDEIIRSKSILDPHYEPEEGMQIDKISGDIILQDVEFRYPEKPDKIILPKFTFKFEHGKSYAFVGETGSGKSTISKLLLRFYDPSEGKVLINNNIDLKEVKLSTYLDKVGYVEQEPQILFGTVLDNIKYGNFNATEEEAIEASKKAELHELVMTWPDGYNTILGERGFMLSGGQKQRLVIARMILKDPELLILDEATSALDNIVEKEIQNELDKLMKNRTTVSIAHRLSTIKNCDQIIVLARDVGVVQIGTFNELKTKEGHFKKLYEAGLME from the coding sequence ATGAATAATAATGATAACAATAGCTCGAACTCTCAATCTTTAGTTACTCAAAACCCTGATAAAACATCCTCAAACCCAACTTTTAAAACCAAAAGAAATAAAGGAAGTGGTAAAACATTTTTTGGAATAGTTTTTAATTATTTGAAAAGACACCCTTTAATTGCCTTTAGTTTGTTTATAATCACTGGATTGTCTGCTGTAACTACCGTTGTAGGACCAAAAATAATACAAAACATGATGGCTTGCCTTATGATTCCTGCTATCGTTGCTAGTCGCATTGGTAGTGGAAGTATTGATGAAAATGGTTTAAATTCTATTTTAGAAAAAAATAGTGAAAACTCATTAAGTGTATACTATAGAGGTAATGGATACGAAAATTCTCAATTATTAGATTCAAAGAATTATTACACAGACTTTTTTGGATTACAACTTGGTTGACAAGAATGAATTTACTTTCAGTTAGCACTTTTTGTAGCATTAGGACTATTTACTTTTATTTCCAATTTTATTGCTGGTATTATGGGTAAAAATATAGAAATAGAACTAAGAAATAAAGCACTTGAAAAACTTGTTAAACAAGATATGAGTTATTATTCTGATAAAAAAATAGGAGAAATTCTTACAAAAATAGTCTCAGATACACAAATTATTGGTGACCAAGCGCAACAAGTTCCTGTTACATTGTTATCAGCTATATTTACATTTTTTGGTTCTCTTGGAATGTTATTAACAATAGATTTAAAATTAACAGGAATTTTAGTAGCATTGATGTTAATAATATTAATAACAATGTTTTCAACTTTTGGAATAGTAAAAAAACTTATGTTTAAAGTTCGAGACTCTATAACAAATATAAACGGTGATGTTACAGATAGAATTGCAACTATTAGACTAATAAAAGCTTCTGGTACTGAAGTTTATGAAACTGAAAGATTTAAGCGAATTCACAATGATTATTATAAAAAATCTTTTAGTCTTATCTCTATGCAGTCGACTATTATTACTGTTATGATTGCTGGTATTTCTTCAATCCAAATGGTTGTTGTAATCTCGGCGGCACTATTATACAATGACCAAACTCAATTACTTTCGATTATACTTTCATCATTTATAAGTGGTGTTGGTACAATGGTTGGTCCTATTATGCAACTAGCTAGAGTTACTGCTGGGGTTGTGCAAGCATCGACAGCTTCGTTCAGAATTGATGAAATTATTAGATCTAAATCTATATTAGATCCACATTATGAACCAGAAGAAGGTATGCAAATAGATAAAATTAGTGGAGACATTATTTTACAAGATGTTGAATTTAGATATCCAGAAAAACCAGATAAAATCATATTACCAAAGTTCACATTCAAATTTGAACATGGAAAGAGTTATGCTTTTGTTGGGGAAACAGGAAGTGGTAAATCCACAATATCTAAACTATTGTTAAGATTTTACGACCCTAGTGAAGGTAAGGTTTTAATAAACAATAATATAGATTTAAAAGAAGTTAAACTTTCTACTTACTTAGATAAAGTTGGTTATGTTGAACAAGAACCACAAATATTATTTGGAACTGTTCTAGACAATATCAAATATGGAAATTTCAATGCAACTGAAGAGGAAGCTATTGAAGCATCTAAAAAGGCTGAGTTACATGAGTTAGTAATGACTTGACCAGACGGTTATAACACTATTTTAGGTGAACGAGGGTTTATGTTATCTGGTGGTCAAAAACAACGTTTAGTAATTGCTAGAATGATTTTAAAAGATCCAGAGTTATTAATTTTAGATGAGGCAACAAGTGCCCTAGATAATATTGTTGAAAAAGAAATACAAAATGAACTAGATAAACTTATGAAAAATAGAACAACCGTATCAATCGCTCATAGGTTAAGTACTATAAAAAATTGCGACCAAATAATTGTTTTAGCCAGAGATGTAGGAGTTGTACAAATAGGTACATTCAACGAGCTAAAAACTAAAGAAGGACACTTCAAAAAACTTTACGAAGCTGGATTAATGGAATAA
- the trmFO gene encoding methylenetetrahydrofolate--tRNA-(uracil(54)-C(5))-methyltransferase (FADH(2)-oxidizing) TrmFO: MKKRINIIGAGLAGCEAAWQLAKRKIDVRLFEIKRVQKNPVQKLDSFAELVCSNTLRSLDNKNAVGTLKEEMKLLDSLILEAAYYAQIPAGGSLAVDREKFSNYITNKLETNKYIEILDEEKVTWDDDEITLIASGPLTTDNLQNEIIKLLGKEYFYFYDAVAPIIKKDTINMDICFRKNRYDKGETEDYINCPMSEEEYKKFYDELVNAQLAEKHLDKEKNLKFFEGCMPVEVMAKRGFNTLRFGPLKPAGLSNIDGSKNFAVVQLRQDNAKDDLYNMVGFQTNLTWKEQKRVFQLIPGLEKAEFVRYGVMHLNNFINSPALLNNYNQLKTNKNIFFAGQITGVEGYVESCSSGIIAAINIYKMINDEPLCSFPKDTVMGALQNYIITTSEKNFQPMKANWSLVENMVIDNKLKKEEKRELYSQRAISSMKEFIKKNNIL, encoded by the coding sequence ATGAAAAAGAGAATTAATATTATTGGTGCTGGTCTTGCGGGCTGTGAAGCTGCTTGACAACTAGCAAAAAGAAAAATTGACGTAAGATTATTTGAAATAAAAAGAGTGCAAAAAAATCCAGTGCAAAAACTCGATTCTTTTGCAGAGCTTGTTTGTTCGAATACACTTAGATCATTAGATAATAAGAATGCTGTTGGTACTTTAAAAGAAGAAATGAAACTATTGGACTCATTGATTTTAGAAGCGGCTTATTATGCTCAAATACCAGCTGGAGGAAGTCTTGCTGTTGACAGAGAAAAGTTTTCAAACTACATAACAAATAAACTTGAAACAAATAAATATATCGAAATACTGGATGAGGAAAAAGTCACTTGGGATGATGATGAGATAACATTAATTGCATCCGGACCACTAACTACCGATAATCTCCAGAATGAAATTATAAAGTTACTTGGTAAAGAGTATTTTTATTTTTATGATGCAGTTGCTCCGATAATAAAAAAAGATACTATAAATATGGACATTTGTTTTAGAAAAAATCGTTATGATAAAGGAGAAACGGAAGATTATATAAACTGTCCGATGTCTGAAGAAGAATATAAAAAATTTTATGATGAGTTGGTAAATGCTCAGTTGGCTGAAAAGCACTTAGATAAAGAAAAGAATTTAAAGTTTTTTGAAGGGTGTATGCCAGTCGAAGTTATGGCAAAAAGAGGTTTCAACACTCTTAGATTTGGTCCTCTAAAGCCAGCGGGATTGAGTAATATCGATGGGAGCAAAAATTTTGCAGTTGTGCAATTAAGACAGGATAATGCAAAAGATGATTTGTATAATATGGTCGGATTTCAAACTAATTTAACTTGAAAAGAACAGAAAAGAGTTTTTCAACTAATTCCAGGCTTGGAAAAAGCTGAATTTGTTCGTTATGGAGTTATGCATTTAAATAATTTTATTAACTCTCCTGCATTATTGAATAACTACAATCAATTGAAAACTAATAAAAATATATTCTTTGCAGGACAAATTACAGGGGTTGAGGGATATGTAGAGTCTTGTAGTAGTGGCATTATAGCTGCAATTAATATTTATAAAATGATTAATGATGAACCGCTTTGTTCTTTCCCGAAAGATACAGTTATGGGTGCTCTACAAAACTATATAATAACAACTAGTGAAAAAAACTTTCAACCTATGAAAGCAAACTGAAGTTTAGTCGAAAATATGGTGATTGATAATAAACTTAAAAAAGAGGAAAAGAGAGAATTATACTCACAAAGAGCAATTTCTAGTATGAAAGAATTTATAAAGAAAAATAATATTTTGTAA